The DNA sequence GGTATCATACAACCAAACTCCCAACTGTACAGGTGTCCCCAGATCAAACCCTTCACCCCTGAAATCCACACATGTGAAAGCCTGATACGACCCAGGCCCAAACGACGCACTGAAAGTCGCACCACCTTGGACTCTTGCTGTTTTGGGGTCAAGACTCATTTCCGCGTCACGGCTGCTCCGTTGCCCGTCGTTGGTAATGTCGACTACCATATGAGGTGAAGCTACGCTGGAAGGGAACGTGTAACGATGGAGAGCGGCACGACGTGTAGCGGTGAGTTCGACGCGGATGTCATTTGAGAGGTTTGTTGAGAAATATCCGGGAGAGGCAAAGTCGTCTGGTGTGCCTATGCAAGCGTGGAGAGTTCAGTTGATAGCATATCCCTATTATCAACGGATACTGACCATCTGGAAGAATTCTTCGTCCCGTTGCCCGTGTGAACAAAGAGGTCGGACATTTTTCGAACGAAGAGCAGTCTGTGTCTTTATGGCCGAAGATCTTGAAATTCGAGAGTGGGATGGACTGGTCAAGAGGCATAAGATACGACGAAGTGACCAAAAATAAAATACACGTACACCACCAGTACCACTATCATGAAGTTGAGAGAATCCGATCGCTTTGAACCTTGGATCAGCATCGTAACCCCCGTGctgcagaggaagaggttcaGCGTTCAAACTTCCAGAATCCAGACGAATTAGACGAACATTTTCCGGTGAGTCCGTATCCATCCCAACCTTTATCATTCCATGCGGTAGGGTCGCACCTAACCAGAATTCGTTGAGAACACGTCGCGCGAAACGTGCTTGGGAGCATTACCGGGAAAAACGTGCCCTCCATTAGTGGTACCGATGAATGGCAAAACAAGGCTCGCTGGATCTTCTATCACTTTTGATGAACTAGACGCGCCCACAACCGTCGTTTGAGCTCTAGCAGACAATttgagtcagatatcgaaggGGGGGAAGTTCAGAACACTGACCTCAAGCCCCGAAGTTCCAACAAGATGGCCAACAATCTCACACATGCTTTCAAGTTCAGCATCAGGTCCAGATGCCTGCGTAAATCGGTTCTTGAAAGCCTTTTATAAGGTCCTCACTGTTACGAGATAAAATTTTCGGAACAGCTGACAGCTGTTATGGAGCGGCTCAACTCCCCGGGTTCCGACAAGTTGCCCAACGAACCTCGCACATGCTTTCAACATCAGCGAGCATCAGGTCCAGATGTATGCGCAATTCGGCTCTTGAAAGCCTTTCATATAGTCCTCAATGTGAGAGTTACGAGATTAAATTCTCGAGTACTGTCAGCTGTTATGGTACTGCTGAAATGAAAATAGTACCTACAGGGATCTCGTTGACTTTCGGAAAATTTACGAGGAACGACCCCCCTGAATTTGTATTTGACATGGAATAACGAAACGGCATGGTTTTGTCGTATTTGTAAAGCACCAGTCGGGCAGATAATCGAGATTACGGCGTAGGTAGCACACTGAGTTACGCCAGCCTGGAGAGAGCGGAGGACAACGTTGGGCGTAGGCAGGAGAAAAAGTAGCACTGCCACGGACCGTCACAATGAACGGTCCGGCAGGCATTATTTGCATCTCCCCTTTACCTTCACCATGTCGAGGAGCTACATTCGACCGCCAATTCAATCTGATACCCCGAGGTATCGGTTTATCAGACCGCCTGAGGACTCCAGTTCTCTCAGCTAACGGGACCTCCCGAGTCAAGAAAACGAGGGCCAGACCGCCTAGTCACCGCGACCTCAAAGCCGAGGAGACCACGTAACTCTATTAAAGAATGTGATGGCACGTTGTAATGGTTGGCGAGCTGTCCAGGAGGGAACTTCCATTAACAGGCTCCCAGTGACCATTAAAATCGTGCTTATAAAATTTCTGGGAAACATCATAAAGACCTTGCATGGTCTGTTGCCGCAGTTACTTAACATTGGTGCTACAGGACTGCAGGAAGGTATAGCTTTAACGCGGTGAGTAAGTGAAGGTCTACTCTCGATATACTGAAGACATCCTTATTCACTTCGTGAAATTTCAGGGCAATGTTAGGGACGGTTTCTTCGCACCTTCAATCGGCTCGATGTGATATGAAAAGCTAACCGCCTCTTCCACAACGTACTATCATCGTCGCGAGTCCCAGTCACAATGCCAGCCCTCCGACCGTATCCTCCCTCCTCAAAACACCTCGTCCTTGACTACTTCAAGGGTCAACGACACCTCGAAATCTTTGACAAGATCCTCGAATACGGCGATGCGAAGTTTGGCAAGTGTAATTTTGTCATTGTCGAGGACATTGCGAAGGAAGGAGTCGTCACCAAGGCTGTTGACGCTGAGGATCCAAACGACTTGGTTGAGCCGGCTGTAAAAGGTGCAGTTGGGATATCGGAAAGTGTGAGGAAGATCGTTGAAACGGTGAAAAGGGTGGTCATCACTTCTTCTAGTTCTGCGCTAGTCATTTCAGGCGGCAAGCGGAATACTTTTGATGAATCTAAATGGAATGCTCGGTCAGGGATGGTTTTACTATAGCTCAGGGCTTGGAGGTCCTTTCGATTACTTTGTGAGCCTGCCGTAATCCTGATTTCGACTATTGATTCAAATATTTCTGTCATTAGGCTATGCAATCCCAAAAGCTGAATATTCCAAATCGGTCAAATATATCGATGTGTTTGCCTGGTTGATGACAGGAAGAAGACCAAATCTAAGATGATAGTACCTCACAACTCATCGTGGTGGGTAGCCCCTGCCAATGCACCACCACCCTTCTTTGGTATTTTAAATCCGCCCTTCCACAACTTTTCAAAAGTTCCGTCCGAATCATACTTCGCTTGAATCTCCCGCATCTTATCCAAGTCTTCGGGCGTAACAGAACGCTCATACACAGGCTGCCGCTCACTCGCATAGTTGAGATAGATGAAGTCGTCCAGTATACCACGCTTACGAGCCTCGGCTTCGGCCCAATCCCCAAGGGCGTCGGTGGCCTCCTTCATTGCGGCATCATCCGCAGGGTCCTCCCAGGCATTAAAGTTAACAATACCTGAGAACACATTGTTGGTAAGAACGAGAAAACAAAACGCAATAATGTGAATCACTCACAAACGAGATCATCGTTTGATCGCTTTAGTGCGTTGTAGGTCGGACCGTGAACTGCTCCCTCAATGAAGCTCTTCTGGAACACTTGGAAATTGAAAGTTCTCGTAAGCCCTTTTCGGTCTTTCAAAGACTCGAAAATCGTTTTCCCCATCGCATACAGATCCATGAAAAAGTCTGTATCAGCTTTCGTCGTCAACACATGCCAAGCTGTCCGGGCGGTAGACTCGGCTGCATTTGAAATTACTTCATCTACAACGTCATGAGTGGTCCCCACCTTCTCCAGGTGCATGATAGGTTCAGCAGACGACATGCTAGCAAGAGGAGTGGAATCGAGATTGGTTTGAGCGGTCATAGTTAAATCTATCCCGTTGCTGTAACTGAGAAACACGGCTTTCATATCTTTCCTGTTCTTTTCGTCGTGAGCGTATTTCTCGAACTCCGCGAAAAGTTCTGATGTCGTTGGCGAGGTGGACGGGTAGACGGACAGAGTTCCCCAGAGCGTAGGAGAATGATAAGTGTACATGTCGAACCGGGTGACGATAGCGTAGTTTGTGCCAGCCAGTTTCAGTGCCCAGAACAGGTCCGGATTTGTTTCTTTGTTCGCTTCGACTATGCGTCCATCCGAAAGTACCGCCTCGTAGTTGTACACGCTATCTGCACCAAAGCCTTTGTCAACAGACGCGAAGGATATGCCACCTTTACAGAAATTGGGATTAGAGAGAGAACGTACGTCATTACGTGGGCAGAAATCGAACTTACCGCCTAAAAGGTATCCAGCGACTCCGACAGCATTGAGTCTTGCGCCAATAGTCGATACGTTATACGGGGCCATGACTTTGTAGACTTCTTGCCAAAGTGAACCAGGCCCTAACTTGACCGTTTGGTCCTCGGTTGAGACATCAATCTGGTTCATCCCTCTGAGGTCTACGACGAACCCTTCGTCGATGTTCGATGATCCCTTCCACGCCATATGACCACCAGAAGCCACAGCAAATGGACATTGGCTATCCTTAGCGATCTTCACGATGAGCGAAACCTCCGAGGCAGAGCTGGGTCTGACTGTGCAGGTAGGGGACAGTTCCTGCTGTTGGAGGAGATAGTAGGTGGAGAGACGAGTATTGTATTCGGGAGTACCACGTGCAAAGACTATAGATGGTAGCTTAGCACGGAGAGCATCGCACTTTAAGATTCCATGTCAgctattgaacttgaaagtATTGGAGTTATTCAACACTTACGCATTTGGGCCCCGAGCTGGCAACGAAAACGGACTGAGATCGGTCTTGAGCTGATGCACCGAGGCAGACCGAAGAAACCAGTAGTAGCAAACGTCTGGGGAGCAACATAGAGGGAAATGGGAGGAGACGAAGACAATCTTCTTTGCCCCTACAACATCGCGATTTCAATTGCCGCACAGCGACTCCACGGACAGCTCGGCTACATCGGGCACCCCGACTCGAGGTGAGCGCCCacggttcaacgttcaacattTCGGGAACCCGGGAACCCTCGGTTCGAATATTTATCTTATTCGGTCGTGAGATCCTGATAGTTCGTGACTAAAGTAATCAATTAAATAAATCAATGTGGTTGCCTAGTTAATGCCAGGAAGAAGGCCAGTTAAAAGTTGAGAAGATTGACGGTATCTCACAACTCATCGTGCCCCGTAGCTCCCGCACTACCCTTCTTTGGTATTTTAAATCCGCCTTTCCAAAACTTCTCGAAAGTTCCGTCCGAATCATACTTCGCTTGAATCTCCCGCATCTTATCCAGGTCTTCGGGCGTAACAGAACGCTCATACACAGGCTGCCGCTCGTCCGCATAGTTGAGATAGATGAAGTCGTCCAGTATGCCACGCTTACGAGCCTCGACTTCGGCCCAATCCCCAAGCGCAGCAGTGGCCTCTTCCATTGCGGCATCGTCCGCAGGGTCCTCCCAGGTGTTAAAGTTAAGAACACCTGAGAATACGCCGCTGGTCAGAACAAAACGTAATGATATGAAGCACTCACAAACGAGATCATCATTCGATCGCTTTAGTGCGTTGTAGGTCGGACCGTGAACTGCTCCCTCGATGTAGCTCTTCTGGAATGCTTGGAAGCTGAAAGTTCTCGTGAAACCTTTCCTGTCTTTTAAATGCTCGAAGATCGTTTCCCCCATCGCATGCAGATCCATGAAAAAGTCTGTATTAGCTTTCGTCGTCAACACATACCAAGCTGTCCGGGCGGTAGACTCGAGTGCGTGTGCAATTACTTGGTCTACAACATCATGGGTGGTGCCCACCTTCTCCGCGTGCATGATGGGTTCAGCAGACGACATTCTAGCAAGAGGATTGGAATCGAGGTTGGTTTGAGCGGACAGAGCTACATCCATCCCATTGTTGTGGTTGAGAAGAACGGCTATCATATCTTTCCTGTTCTCTTCGTCATGGACGTATTTCTCGAACTGCGCGAAGAGTTCTGATGTCGTTGGTTTGGTGAATGGGTAGACTGTCACAGCTCCCCACATCGTAGGAGAAGAATAAATGTACATGTCGAACCGGGTGACGATAGCGTAGTTTGTGCCAGCCAGTTTCAGTGCCCAGAACAGGTCCGAATTTGTCTCTTTGTTCGCTTCGACTATGCGTCCGTCCGAAAGCACCGCCTCGTAGTTGTACACGTTATCAGCACCAAAGCCTTTGTCAACAGACGCAAAGGCTATGCCACCTTTACAGAAATTGGGATTAGATAAGTCAGTATGTGGGCAGGAAAACTTACCGCCTAAAAGGTAACCACCGACTCCGACAGCATTGATTCTTGCGCCAGCAGTCGACACGTTATACGGGGTCATGACTTTGTAGACTTCTTGCCAATTTGAACCAGGCCCTAACTTGACCGTTTGGTCCTCCGTCGAGACATCAACCTGATTCATCCTTCTGAGGTCTACGACGAACCCTTCGTTGATGTTGGATGATCCCTTCCACGCCATATGACCGCCAGAAGCTACAGCAAATGGACATTGACTATCTTTAGCGATCTTCACGATAAGCGAAACGTCCGAGGCAGAGTTGGGTCTGACTGTGCAGGTAGGGGACAGTTCCTGCTGTTGGAGGGAATAATAGGTGGTAAGGCGAGTATTGTATTCGGGAGTACCACGTGCAAAGACTATAGATGGCAGCTTAGCACGAAGAGCATCGCACTGTATACACGTTTCTATGTCAGCAACTAAAAGTATTGGGAATTTATTCAACAACTTACACATGCGGACCCCGAGTTAACGAAAACGGACTGAGCTCGGTCTTGAGCTGATGCGCCAAGGTAGACAGAAGGCAGCAGTAGTAACAACTGTCTGAGGAGCACCATAGCAGTGGGAAAtgggaggagaggaagaaacttTGACACATCTTTGTCGTGCAGATATTTTTGAAACCCTACAACCTGTCGCCTCGTGATCTTGTTGCCGAGATCGTCCACAAAGCATGAGGTCACGCTTATCCTTGGCAACTGCCGGCTTTACAAGTTATAAATCCGAGCCTCCGATGTCCGAGAAAGGACTATCGGTGATATCGGAGACTAGCATCGCCAGACTCGGCAGCAACTCGGCAGATTAGTACGTTCAGGAATCAAAGGCATGGTGTTTATTGATCTTATGGCAGTACTATATAGAACAAGCTGTTGCCACGGATGGAGTGTAAGTACTACTGTACGTGCTTAGGAGTCCAGAATGTAAGGTGATGAATGTAAATTACTCTTTCTCTTTTAGGAATTTTCGTTAAG is a window from the Marasmius oreades isolate 03SP1 chromosome 6, whole genome shotgun sequence genome containing:
- a CDS encoding uncharacterized protein (CAZy:AA7); protein product: MLLPRRLLLLVSSVCLGASAQDRSQSVFVASSGPKCCDALRAKLPSIVFARGTPEYNTRLSTYYLLQQQELSPTCTVRPSSASEVSLIVKIAKDSQCPFAVASGGHMAWKGSSNIDEGFVVDLRGMNQIDVSTEDQTVKLGPGSLWQEVYKVMAPYNVSTIGARLNAVGVAGYLLGGGISFASVDKGFGADSVYNYEAVLSDGRIVEANKETNPDLFWALKLAGTNYAIVTRFDMYTYHSPTLWGTLSVYPSTSPTTSELFAEFEKYAHDEKNRKDMKAVFLSYSNGIDLTMTAQTNLDSTPLASMSSAEPIMHLEKVGTTHDVVDEVISNAAESTARTAWHVLTTKADTDFFMDLYAMGKTIFESLKDRKGLTRTFNFQVFQKSFIEGAVHGPTYNALKRSNDDLVCIVNFNAWEDPADDAAMKEATDALGDWAEAEARKRGILDDFIYLNYASERQPVYERSVTPEDLDKMREIQAKYDSDGTFEKLWKGGFKIPKKGGGALAGATHHDEL
- a CDS encoding uncharacterized protein (CAZy:AA7), whose amino-acid sequence is MVLLRQLLLLLPSVYLGASAQDRAQSVFVNSGSACCDALRAKLPSIVFARGTPEYNTRLTTYYSLQQQELSPTCTVRPNSASDVSLIVKIAKDSQCPFAVASGGHMAWKGSSNINEGFVVDLRRMNQVDVSTEDQTVKLGPGSNWQEVYKVMTPYNVSTAGARINAVGVGGYLLGGGIAFASVDKGFGADNVYNYEAVLSDGRIVEANKETNSDLFWALKLAGTNYAIVTRFDMYIYSSPTMWGAVTVYPFTKPTTSELFAQFEKYVHDEENRKDMIAVLLNHNNGMDVALSAQTNLDSNPLARMSSAEPIMHAEKVGTTHDVVDQVIAHALESTARTAWYVLTTKANTDFFMDLHAMGETIFEHLKDRKGFTRTFSFQAFQKSYIEGAVHGPTYNALKRSNDDLVCVLNFNTWEDPADDAAMEEATAALGDWAEVEARKRGILDDFIYLNYADERQPVYERSVTPEDLDKMREIQAKYDSDGTFEKFWKGGFKIPKKGSAGATGHDEL